From the genome of Primulina eburnea isolate SZY01 chromosome 12, ASM2296580v1, whole genome shotgun sequence, one region includes:
- the LOC140806788 gene encoding uncharacterized protein, translated as MWNKNSGRVWMNPRRNEAVGLVYCFCPKVRTFFFCSLEKVKDIVGGYRKDEVEDSLKSKRIVFVTVGTTSFDSLARAVDTEEVKEALFEMGYTHLLIQMGRGSYIPMKSAEEDGFVSVDYFTFSPSIADHLRSASLVISHAGSGSIFETLRLRKPLIVVVNEDLMDNHQSELAEELAERKHLFCARPQTLFNTISEMDTENLVSYEPGDASPVARFINQFLGFSSE; from the exons ATGTGGAATAAGAACAGTGGTCGTGTCTGGATGAACCCAAGGCGGAACGAAGCCGTGGGTTTGG TGTATTGCTTTTGTCCGAAAGTTCGAACCTTTTTCTTTTGCTCTCTCGAGAAAGTGAAAGATATTGTTGGAGGATATAGAAAGGACGAAGTTGAAGATAGTTTAAAGTCGAAAAGGATAGTCTTTGTTACTGTTGGGACTACCTCTTTTGACTCCTTGGCTAGAGCTGTAGATACTGAGGAAGTTAAGGAAGCATTGTTCGAGATGGGATACACCCATCTTCTCATTCAAATGGGGCGCGGTTCATACATCCCAATGAAG TCAGCGGAAGAAGATGGGTTTGTCTCAGTAGATTATTTTACGTTTTCACCAAGCATTGCTGACCATTTGAGATCAGCCTCTCTTGTTATCAGTCATGCAG GTTCAGGGAGCATATTCGAGACCCTAAGACTGAGAAAACCTCTGATCGTGGTGGTTAATGAGGATCTAATGGACAACCATCAAAGTGAGCTAGCAGAAGAACTTGCAGAAAGGAAGCATTTGTTCTGTGCCCGTCCCCAGACACTTTTTAACACCATTTCAGAAATGGATACCGAAAACCTTGTATCATATGAGCCTGGTGACGCCTCGCCCGTCGCTAGGTTTATTAACCAGTTTCTGGGTTTCTCTAGTGAATGA
- the LOC140807608 gene encoding uncharacterized protein → MWSRINCIGLTGFQTLVRQLKRTLPTLDKNFAAQDEKDTLFDAVSILGEYLVEEPWLKLLCDKLQLNLNDRRNAPAIEIPPTSSGSDLAPFNPIQMNNGVDKRSTRTTRQAKKTKVEKDSHNIKDMFGRATRNGR, encoded by the exons ATGTGGTCCCGGATCAATTGCATCGGTCTCACAGGGTTTCAGACCTTG GTACGCCAATTGAAGCGCACACTGCCGACACTGGATAAGAATTTCGCTGCTCAAGACGAGAAAGATACAT TATTTGATGCAGTGTCAATATTGGGAGAGTACCTGGTGGAAGAGCCTTGGCTGAAACTCCTCTGTGACAAATTACA ATTAAACTTAAATGACAGAAGAAATGCACCAGCAATTGAAATACCCCCAACTTCATCAGGAAGTGATCTTGCCCCATTTAATCCGATACAG ATGAACAATGGCGTCGACAAGAGATCTACCCGAACCACACGACAGGCTAAGAAGACTAAAGTGGAGAAAGATTCACATAATATCAAGGACATGTTTGGTCGGGCTACAAGAAATGGAAGATGA
- the LOC140807605 gene encoding uncharacterized protein: MDKVEDSLQSKRIVFVTVGTTSFDSLVRAVDIGEVREALFEKGYTHLLIQMGRGSYTPMKSAGEDGFVSVDYFTYSPSIADHLRSASLVISHAGSGSIFETLRLRKPLIVVVNEDLMDNHQSELAEELAERKHLFYARPQTLFNTISEMDTENLVSYEPSDASPVARFIDQFLGFSSE; encoded by the exons ATGGACAAAGTTGAAGATAGTTTACAGTCGAAAAGGATAGTCTTTGTGACTGTTGGGACTACCTCTTTTGACTCCTTGGTTAGAGCTGTAGATATTGGGGAAGTTAGGGAAGCATTGTTCGAGAAGGGATACACCCATCTTCTCATTCAAATGGGGCGCGGTTCATACACCCCCATGAAG TCAGCTGGAGAAGATGGGTTTGTCTCAGTAGATTATTTTACGTATTCACCAAGCATTGCTGACCATTTGAGATCAGCCTCTCTTGTTATCAGTCATGCAG GTTCAGGGAGCATATTCGAGACCCTACGACTGAGAAAACCTCTGATCGTGGTGGTTAACGAGGATCTAATGGACAACCATCAAAGTGAGCTAGCAGAAGAACTTGCAGAAAGGAAGCATTTGTTCTATGCCCGTCCCCAGACACTTTTTAACACCATTTCAGAAATGGATACCGAAAACCTTGTATCATATGAGCCTAGTGACGCCTCGCCTGTCGCTAGGTTTATTGACCAGTTTCTGGGTTTCTCTAGTGAATGA
- the LOC140806787 gene encoding uncharacterized protein: MYCFCPKVQTFFLCSLDKVKDIVVGGHRMDEVEDSFQSKRIVFVTVGTTSFDSLVRAVDTGAVREALFEKGYTHLLIQMGRGSYIPMKSAGEGGFVSVDYFTFSPSIADHLRSASLVISHAGSGSIFETLRLRKPLIVVVNEDLMDNHQSELAEELAERKHLFCARPQTLFNTISEMDADNLVSYVTSRYRVPYM, encoded by the exons ATGTATTGCTTTTGTCCGAAAGTTCAAACCTTTTTCTTATGCTCTCTCGACAAAGTGAAAGATATTGTTGTTGGAGGACATAGAATGGACGAAGTTGAAGATAGTTTTCAGTCGAAAAGGATAGTCTTTGTGACTGTTGGGACTACCTCTTTTGACTCCTTGGTTAGAGCTGTAGATACTGGGGCAGTTAGGGAAGCATTGTTCGAGAAGGGATACACCCATCTTCTCATTCAAATGGGGCGCGGTTCCTACATCCCCATGAAG TCAGCTGGAGAAGGTGGGTTTGTCTCAGTAGATTATTTTACGTTTTCACCAAGCATTGCTGACCATTTGAGATCAGCCTCTCTTGTTATCAGTCATGCAG GTTCAGGGAGCATATTCGAGACCCTGCGACTGAGAAAACCTCTGATCGTGGTGGTTAACGAGGATCTAATGGACAACCATCAAAGTGAGCTAGCAGAAGAACTTGCAGAAAGGAAGCATTTGTTCTGTGCCCGTCCCCAGACACTTTTTAACACCATTTCAGAAATGGATGCAGACAACCTTGTATCATATGTCACGTCCCGATACCGGG tcccctatatgtaa
- the LOC140806789 gene encoding uncharacterized protein has translation MKKDTSEFRMLRFCIRVFEDENEAAKYCDLLKGGGQNCEGVAEIEASSVFDLCRKNKVLAILFRRVFTPFSFWFDCVVYCFCPKVRTFFFCSLEKVKDIVGGYRKDEVEDSLKSKRIVFVTVGTTSFDSLVRAVDTGEVREALFEKGYTHLLIQMGRGSYIPMKSAGEGGFVSVDYFTFSPSIADHLRSASLVISHAGSGSIFETLRLRKPLIVVVNEDLMDNHQSELAEELAERKHLFCARPQTLFNTISEMDAENLVSYEPEFGSSKFFRLNYSKVQIWLCCKVRQLKRTLPTLDKNFAAQDEKDTLFDAVSILGEYLVEEPWLKLLCDKLQLSLNDRRNAPAIEIPPTSSGSDLASFNPIQMNNGVDKRSIRTTRQAKKTKVEKDSHNTKDMFGRATRNGR, from the exons ATGAAGAAGGATACTTCAGAGTTCAGAATGTTGAGGTTTTGCATAAGA GTTTTTGAAGATGAAAATGAAGCTGCGAAGTACTGTGATTTACTCAAGGGAGGAGGTCAGAATTGTGAGGGTGTTGCAGAGATAGAAGCCTCATCA GTCTTTGATCTTTGCCGGAAGAACAAGGTACTCGCCATTCTATTCCGTAGGG TCTTTACACCATTTAGTTTTTGGTTCGACTGTGTAGTGTATTGCTTTTGTCCGAAAGTTCGAACCTTTTTCTTTTGCTCTCTCGAGAAAGTGAAAGATATTGTTGGAGGATATAGAAAGGACGAAGTTGAAGATAGTTTAAAGTCGAAAAGGATAGTCTTTGTTACTGTTGGGACTACCTCTTTTGACTCCTTGGTTAGAGCTGTAGATACTGGGGAAGTTAGGGAAGCATTGTTCGAGAAGGGATACACCCATCTTCTCATTCAAATGGGGCGTGGTTCATACATCCCCATGAAG TCAGCTGGAGAAGGTGGGTTTGTCTCAGTAGATTATTTTACGTTTTCACCAAGCATTGCTGACCATTTGAGATCAGCCTCTCTTGTTATCAGTCATGCAG GTTCAGGGAGCATATTCGAGACCCTGCGACTGAGAAAACCTCTGATCGTGGTGGTTAACGAGGATCTAATGGACAACCATCAAAGTGAGCTAGCAGAAGAACTTGCAGAAAGGAAGCATTTGTTCTGTGCCCGTCCCCAGACACTTTTTAACACCATTTCAGAAATGGATGCCGAAAACCTTGTATCATATGAGCCTG AATTTGGGTCTAGCAAGTTTTTTAGGCTCAACTATTCAAAGGTACAGATTTGGTTGTGCTGTAAG GTACGCCAATTGAAGCGCACACTGCCGACACTGGATAAGAATTTCGCTGCTCAAGACGAGAAAGATACAT TATTTGATGCAGTGTCAATATTGGGAGAGTACCTGGTGGAAGAGCCTTGGCTGAAACTCCTCTGTGACAAATTACA ATTAAGCTTAAATGACAGAAGAAATGCACCAGCAATTGAAATACCCCCAACTTCATCAGGAAGTGATCTTGCCTCATTTAATCCGATACAG ATGAACAATGGCGTCGACAAGAGATCTATCCGAACCACACGACAGGCTAAGAAGACTAAAGTGGAGAAAGATTCACATAATACCAAGGACATGTTTGGTCGGGCTACAAGAAATGGAAGATGA